The Molothrus ater isolate BHLD 08-10-18 breed brown headed cowbird chromosome 1, BPBGC_Mater_1.1, whole genome shotgun sequence genome includes a window with the following:
- the PI15 gene encoding peptidase inhibitor 15: MTVIAAISCSLLFSILCETSALVLPNSTDLFLSDNNFTDIKTALAAHLDSAKIPKARRKRYISQNDMIAILDYHNQVRGKVFPPASNMEYMVWDETLAKSAEAWAATCIWDHGPSYLLRFLGQNLSVRTGRYRSILQLVKPWYDEVKDYAFPYPQDCNPRCPMRCYGPMCTHYTQMVWATSNRIGCAIHTCHNMNVWGSVWRRAVYLVCNYAPKGNWIGEAPYKVGVPCSACPPSYGGSCIDNLCFPGVTSNYLYWFK, encoded by the exons ATGACAGTAATTGCTGCAATCAGTTGTTCTCTCTTATTTTCCATTCTCTGTGAAACAAGTGCATTAGTGTTACCCAACTCCACTGACCTATTCCTGTCAGACAATAATTTCACTGACATCAAGACAGCTTTGGCAGCTCATCTGGACTCTGCAAAAATTCCCAAAGCCAGGCGGAAGCGCTACATTTCACAGAATGACATGATTGCCATTCTTGATTATCATAATCAAGTCAGAGGCAAAGTCTTCCCACCTGCTTCCAACATGGAATACATG GTTTGGGATGAAACTCTTGCCAAATCTGCTGAGGCTTGGGCTGCTACTTGCATTTGGGACCATGGTCCTTCCTATCTTCTGAGATTTTTGGGCCAGAACCTGTCTGTAAGAACTGGAAG gtaTCGATCTATTCTCCAGCTGGTAAAACCATGGTATGATGAGGTGAAAGATTATGCTTTCCCTTATCCTCAAGATTGCAACCCTAGGTGCCCGATGAGATGTTATGGACCCATGTGCACCCATTACACACAG atGGTTTGGGCCACTTCCAATCGTATAGGCTGCGCAATCCACACATGCCACAATATGAACGTCTGGGGATCAGTTTGGCGGCGAGCTGTTTACTTGGTATGCAACTATGCCCCAAA gggGAATTGGATTGGAGAAGCACCATATAAAGTTGGAGTTCCATGTTCAGCTTGTCCTCCAAGCTATGGAGGTTCTTGTATTGACAATCTTTGTTTCCCAGGAGTAACATCAAACTACTTATACTGGTTTAAATAA